A portion of the Nitrospira sp. genome contains these proteins:
- a CDS encoding formylglycine-generating enzyme family protein gives MLQQVGVGRVGVATVLVLLSVTNTYKIADAQLDRLRKSKTVESSAASETPMITIPEGDFIMGVDGTQALEDERPAHQPWLAAFSIEIHEVATAQYAEFLKATGGPAPWQWDTVELSRHGDRPVIGVDWADADAYCRWRGKRLPTEAEWEKAARGTDGRLYPWGNQTPTQDLANFALGARFSYSQVLMPVHSYERGQSPFGLLQMAGNVYEWVQDWYGTNYYEVSPDRNPAGPEQGQFKVVRGGSWSDLPKYLLTYGRFKLPPETRNSYTGFRCAK, from the coding sequence GTGCTCCAACAGGTCGGGGTTGGGCGGGTGGGAGTGGCGACCGTTTTGGTCCTTCTGTCGGTCACGAATACGTATAAGATTGCCGACGCTCAGCTGGATCGATTGAGGAAGTCCAAAACAGTCGAGTCATCGGCCGCCAGCGAAACTCCCATGATCACGATTCCAGAAGGGGACTTCATCATGGGCGTCGACGGGACTCAGGCCTTGGAAGATGAGCGGCCGGCCCATCAGCCCTGGCTCGCGGCTTTTTCTATCGAGATTCATGAGGTCGCGACCGCCCAGTATGCCGAGTTTCTCAAGGCCACCGGCGGTCCGGCGCCCTGGCAATGGGACACAGTCGAGCTCTCCCGCCACGGTGATCGTCCCGTGATCGGCGTGGACTGGGCCGACGCGGACGCCTACTGCCGGTGGAGGGGAAAACGGCTCCCGACCGAGGCGGAATGGGAAAAGGCGGCGCGGGGGACGGATGGTCGCCTCTATCCGTGGGGTAACCAAACCCCAACGCAGGACCTGGCCAATTTCGCCCTCGGTGCTCGATTCAGTTACAGCCAGGTGCTGATGCCTGTACATTCGTACGAGCGAGGCCAGAGTCCTTTCGGCCTCTTGCAGATGGCCGGCAACGTCTACGAGTGGGTGCAGGATTGGTACGGAACGAATTACTACGAAGTGTCGCCCGATCGCAACCCGGCAGGTCCGGAGCAGGGCCAATTCAAGGTGGTGCGCGGCGGTTCCTGGTCTGATCTCCCCAAGTATCTCCTCACGTACGGACGGTTCAAGCTTCCTCCGGAGACGAGAAACAGCTATACCGGCTTCCGTTGCGCCAAGTAG
- a CDS encoding class I SAM-dependent methyltransferase: MMDRIPEPELMEDETQVAAYADADFAEENQGFVDRFREYFPDFAAGHILDLGCGPGDIPIRLAKAFLGCRVTGVDASAPMIRLAERAVRSEGLQDRIVFQCERFERLPGANIVDAAVSNSLLHHLPNPLQFWNKLRQLVKPGSPVLVMDLLRPDSPEEARAIVDRYAAGEPDILRRDFYNSLLAAFTEDEITSQLARMNLTRLLIDVVDDRHWVVGGIVH; encoded by the coding sequence ATGATGGATCGCATTCCGGAACCAGAGCTGATGGAGGACGAAACTCAGGTCGCCGCCTACGCCGATGCGGATTTCGCCGAAGAGAATCAGGGATTCGTCGATCGGTTTCGGGAATACTTTCCCGACTTTGCGGCGGGCCATATCCTCGACCTTGGATGCGGCCCCGGCGACATTCCGATCAGGCTGGCGAAAGCCTTCCTGGGATGCCGCGTCACGGGCGTCGATGCGTCGGCCCCGATGATCCGGCTGGCGGAGCGGGCGGTGCGATCGGAAGGATTGCAGGATCGGATCGTTTTCCAGTGCGAGCGGTTCGAACGGTTGCCGGGAGCGAACATCGTCGACGCGGCGGTCTCCAACAGCCTGCTCCATCATCTGCCCAACCCGCTTCAGTTCTGGAACAAGCTACGGCAGCTCGTGAAGCCCGGCTCTCCCGTGCTCGTCATGGATCTCCTCAGGCCGGATTCTCCGGAAGAGGCGCGAGCCATCGTGGATCGTTATGCGGCCGGTGAACCGGACATCTTGCGGAGGGATTTCTACAATTCGCTGCTCGCCGCTTTCACCGAGGATGAAATCACGTCGCAGCTGGCCCGCATGAACTTGACTCGTCTGTTGATCGACGTCGTTGACGATCGTCATTGGGTGGTCGGGGGCATCGTCCATTGA
- a CDS encoding MOSC domain-containing protein, giving the protein MTGPGRPSYPHVHQINVSDGGIPKYPLLEGVVGKKGLSGDAQRNRKLHGGPERAVCLYSLDLIERLQDEGHPIDPGSSGENLTLAGLEWSDLVPGVKLSVGPEVELEITSYCAPCELNARWFRDRDIGRIHQESNPGWSRVYARVLTGGIVKPGDAVEVKAKSQPISRDSA; this is encoded by the coding sequence GTGACCGGACCGGGCCGACCGTCCTATCCGCACGTGCATCAGATCAATGTGTCTGACGGAGGGATTCCCAAGTATCCCCTGCTCGAGGGGGTCGTCGGAAAGAAAGGGCTCTCGGGCGATGCCCAACGCAATCGAAAGCTTCATGGAGGGCCTGAGCGGGCCGTCTGCCTGTATTCGCTCGATTTGATCGAGCGGTTGCAGGACGAAGGCCATCCCATCGATCCGGGGTCCTCGGGCGAGAATCTGACATTGGCCGGACTTGAGTGGTCTGACCTGGTGCCCGGTGTCAAGCTCAGCGTTGGACCGGAGGTGGAATTGGAAATTACGAGCTATTGCGCGCCGTGTGAACTGAACGCCCGATGGTTTCGCGACCGGGATATCGGCCGGATTCATCAGGAAAGCAATCCCGGGTGGAGCCGAGTCTACGCTCGCGTTCTAACAGGCGGCATCGTCAAGCCGGGGGACGCAGTCGAGGTAAAAGCGAAGTCTCAACCTATTTCGAGGGACTCTGCATGA
- a CDS encoding 50S ribosomal protein L11 methyltransferase translates to MSSTPTDWVDVRILSCPEAGEFLGLLDDPDVGGVWEEGEALHLYWPSVRWSSDRLERVRLALRRLRGGGQPLPEIRIDSLPHQDWNRQWAESVKPLRIGRRIVIRPSWEAVEVRAGQIEIVLDPKQAFGTGHHATTRMLLEWLETLALDGATVLDVGTGSGILAMVALRLGAVRAVGLDHDPVAVECAQGCARENRFGEELTLSDETLARGERFDLVLANLDGATLTSLSDELAVATGRRLLVSGLLLDQRRETVEAFARAGLYEGEVRELDGWAAMEFLRPDACDGAES, encoded by the coding sequence ATGTCGTCAACGCCTACCGATTGGGTCGACGTCCGCATCCTTTCCTGTCCTGAGGCAGGCGAATTTTTGGGACTGCTCGACGATCCCGACGTCGGCGGTGTCTGGGAAGAGGGCGAGGCGTTGCATCTCTACTGGCCGAGCGTTCGTTGGTCCTCCGATCGGTTGGAGCGGGTGCGACTCGCGCTGCGGCGGCTGCGCGGCGGAGGACAGCCGCTACCGGAGATTCGAATCGACTCGCTGCCTCATCAAGACTGGAACCGTCAATGGGCCGAATCCGTCAAGCCGTTGAGGATCGGACGGCGCATCGTCATCCGTCCGAGCTGGGAAGCGGTGGAGGTGCGAGCCGGTCAAATTGAGATCGTGCTCGATCCCAAGCAGGCGTTCGGCACCGGCCATCATGCGACGACCAGGATGTTGCTGGAATGGCTGGAGACGCTGGCGCTCGACGGAGCGACCGTACTCGACGTCGGAACCGGCAGCGGGATTCTGGCCATGGTGGCGCTGCGGCTCGGCGCCGTCCGAGCGGTCGGGCTCGATCACGATCCGGTCGCCGTCGAATGCGCGCAGGGCTGCGCGCGTGAAAACCGGTTCGGCGAGGAGCTTACGCTGAGTGACGAAACCCTGGCACGGGGCGAGCGGTTCGACCTCGTCCTCGCGAATCTGGACGGCGCAACCTTGACGAGCCTGTCGGACGAACTGGCTGTGGCCACCGGACGGAGGCTCCTCGTCTCGGGCCTGTTGCTTGATCAACGCCGAGAGACCGTGGAGGCGTTCGCACGCGCCGGACTCTACGAGGGCGAGGTGCGCGAGCTCGACGGCTGGGCGGCGATGGAATTCCTTCGCCCAGATGCCTGTGACGGGGCGGAGTCGTGA
- a CDS encoding MutS family DNA mismatch repair protein has product MAAFSRAVQLQRVLRSVERLIARGTKTSSAYTTWRLAIFLTGLICTVALYKTEWYRTGNLALGGFVVLFALIASYHSRLEQRIHRLRLWHAIKSVHLARIRLDWLAIPLPAGTRPESHPYANDLDLVGPRSLLHLLDTTVSDHGRDRLTSWLLAQPPSREEWETRRRLTQELTPRSLFRDRLVLASRLTGEQEINGRRLAAVLSHPIGFPRLSLILTVQGVLAASTLLLGLGALLGWLPGYWMFSFGAYAVIYLMTDQGEELLEHAVGLHGEMERLGVVLGYLERRARGRRSALSEACAPLLHDRRGPSASVKRAAKALHGISVKAHPLIHLAVNALCPWDLWFTRQLGAIQADIAQQLPVWLDRLAEVEAASALATFAFLHPTYVWPSQTADTAVRASALGHPLIPARTRVANDLALAGLGSLHLITGSNMSGKSTFLRTIGINLCLAQAGAPVCASRLDWSPSRLACCIRIDDSLDAGLSFFYAEVKRLKTILDAIGDRTAPPVLFLIDEIFKGTNNLERLLGSRAYITALSTGNGFGLVSTHDLELTDLEKDIPSLLNAHFQESVADGALSFDYKLRPGPCPTTNALKIMELEGLPVPKPGGEGS; this is encoded by the coding sequence ATGGCGGCATTCTCGCGCGCGGTCCAATTGCAGCGTGTTCTCAGATCGGTCGAGCGATTGATTGCACGCGGTACGAAAACCAGTTCAGCCTATACGACCTGGCGGTTGGCGATCTTCCTCACCGGCCTGATCTGCACAGTCGCGCTCTACAAAACCGAATGGTACCGGACCGGCAACCTGGCATTAGGCGGGTTCGTCGTGCTCTTCGCGCTGATCGCGTCTTATCATAGCAGGCTTGAACAGCGGATTCACAGGTTGCGCCTGTGGCATGCAATCAAGTCGGTTCACCTGGCTCGGATCCGCTTGGATTGGCTCGCCATCCCGCTGCCGGCAGGGACCCGCCCCGAATCGCACCCCTATGCGAACGATCTCGACCTGGTCGGCCCGCGCTCGTTGCTGCACCTGCTCGACACCACCGTCTCAGACCACGGCCGTGATCGCCTGACCTCCTGGCTGCTGGCGCAGCCTCCGTCACGTGAAGAATGGGAAACCCGTCGCCGCTTGACGCAAGAATTGACTCCCCGCTCACTCTTTCGAGACCGTCTCGTGCTCGCCTCGCGCCTCACCGGCGAGCAGGAAATCAACGGCCGCCGTCTCGCCGCCGTGCTCAGCCACCCGATCGGATTCCCCCGACTGTCTCTGATTCTCACCGTCCAGGGCGTGCTGGCCGCCTCGACTCTGCTGCTCGGCTTGGGCGCATTACTCGGTTGGCTGCCCGGCTATTGGATGTTCTCGTTCGGCGCCTACGCCGTCATCTACCTGATGACGGACCAAGGAGAAGAACTGCTGGAACATGCGGTCGGCCTGCACGGCGAAATGGAACGTTTGGGCGTCGTGCTCGGCTATCTGGAACGTCGTGCGCGTGGCCGCCGGTCGGCGCTGAGCGAGGCCTGCGCGCCGCTCCTGCACGACCGGCGCGGTCCCTCGGCCTCGGTGAAACGCGCCGCCAAGGCGCTCCACGGCATCAGCGTGAAGGCACACCCCTTGATTCACCTGGCCGTGAACGCGCTTTGCCCGTGGGATCTGTGGTTCACCAGGCAACTGGGAGCCATACAAGCGGATATCGCGCAACAGCTCCCCGTCTGGCTCGATCGATTGGCGGAAGTGGAAGCGGCATCGGCGTTGGCGACCTTTGCCTTCCTGCACCCGACCTACGTCTGGCCCTCTCAAACGGCTGACACCGCCGTCCGCGCCTCCGCGCTCGGCCATCCGCTCATCCCGGCCCGGACCCGCGTCGCCAACGATCTCGCACTGGCCGGCCTTGGCTCCCTCCATCTGATCACCGGCTCCAACATGTCGGGCAAGAGCACGTTCTTGCGGACGATCGGCATCAATCTCTGCCTCGCCCAGGCAGGAGCACCGGTCTGCGCGAGTCGGCTCGACTGGTCGCCGAGCCGGCTCGCCTGCTGTATCCGCATCGACGATTCCCTCGATGCAGGCCTCTCCTTTTTCTACGCGGAAGTCAAACGCCTCAAGACCATTCTCGATGCAATCGGCGATCGAACCGCGCCGCCCGTGCTGTTTCTCATCGATGAAATCTTCAAGGGCACGAACAACCTGGAACGTCTGCTCGGAAGCCGGGCCTATATCACGGCGCTCTCGACGGGAAACGGCTTCGGACTGGTGAGCACGCACGATCTGGAACTGACGGATCTGGAGAAGGACATTCCGTCTCTGCTCAACGCACATTTTCAGGAGAGCGTGGCGGACGGCGCGCTGTCGTTCGATTACAAGCTGCGACCCGGTCCCTGCCCGACGACCAACGCACTGAAGATTATGGAGCTGGAAGGATTGCCGGTACCGAAACCCGGAGGCGAAGGAAGTTGA
- a CDS encoding type II toxin-antitoxin system VapC family toxin, whose amino-acid sequence MNKIVFDTDVLIDALRGREAARLFLKDMVDRFVPCCSVITVAEIHVGMRAEEEAATRRFLGSLVILPVTQEIAEVAGRFKKRTTSRRLELADCVIAATAYVEGAPLATGEVKDYPMQEITLLKAR is encoded by the coding sequence GTGAACAAGATCGTGTTTGACACGGACGTGCTCATCGATGCGCTCCGAGGCCGGGAAGCCGCCAGATTGTTTCTCAAAGATATGGTCGATCGGTTCGTGCCTTGTTGCTCGGTCATCACGGTCGCTGAAATTCATGTCGGGATGCGTGCTGAAGAAGAGGCCGCGACGCGAAGATTTCTCGGCAGCCTTGTGATTCTCCCAGTGACACAGGAGATTGCCGAAGTGGCCGGCCGTTTCAAAAAGAGGACGACGAGCCGCCGGTTGGAGTTGGCCGATTGTGTGATCGCCGCGACGGCATATGTCGAAGGGGCTCCCTTGGCGACGGGCGAGGTCAAAGATTACCCAATGCAGGAAATCACACTGTTGAAGGCTAGGTAA
- a CDS encoding acyl-[ACP]--phospholipid O-acyltransferase, with protein sequence MTQASQHPLRGLLIAQFCGAFNDNAWKLMVALLSIRQLSSVMAPGPELEAASQAQTTLAFVVFTLPLALVSLVSGLLADRVSKRTVIIVMKGVEVLLMGTATLALWLNQAGGILPLIVLGGMGVHSALFSPAKYGILAELVPHERLAAGNGRLEMWTFLAILTGTAAPGILMSLTGEALWLAPLTFWGLAVIGFTAAWIIPHVPPARAEGGLADTLRGAWSALSKDRMLRLAVMGAVFFWTIASLFAQDILVYAKAVLGVSDWQSGLPLMMLSIGIGIGARLVGRLSQGRVEYGLIPLGAVGVAIMLSALGLFAPALGATLAMMVLLGMSSALIFVPLNALIQWRAPADRRGSVIAFENICVFTGILLGSLGAGALASGGLSTTGIFLATAVLTVVGTGWALRLLPEALLRVILVIATNTLYRLRIRGHEQVPASGGALLVPNHVSFIDGFLLIASLDRPVRFLVDQRYADHALLKPFMKLLGAIPISSEGGLRVVLRALRDAGAAIDQGELVCMFPEGQITRTGTLLPFRRGFERIMNGRTAPILPVHLDRVWGSIFSFNDGRVLWKWPEQLPYPVTVSFGRPMPADTDVRGIRQAIRALGEEAWYLRKGDRLPLHRQFIRAARRYPLRFAMADQQRPHISYFQALIGSIVLARRLSHEWKDQERVGVLLPPTVAAALVNVAAPLCGKTTVNLNYTVGKAGLEAAVRIAGIRTIVTSRLFVEKAKLALPDGPSVIWLEDVRETIGTSQKLAAALLAALAPARIVERICGTERTPSMDDLTTIIFSSGSTGEPKGVMLSHFSVDANAQAASQVLHLYEKERILGILPFFHSFGYLVFWLVMFNNAGLVFHPSPLDAAAIGELIRRYRITFLVTTPTFLQLYLKRCTPEQFSSLRVILTGAEKLPARLAQAVEDKFGIGPIEGYGVTECSPVIAVNCPDYRAAGYYQPGSRRGTVGQPLPGVSVRIVDPETFAPSPDGTAGMLLVKGPNVMKGYLGRDDLTAEALRDGWYVTGDLALLDDDGFLTITDRLSRFSKIGGEMVPHGTVEEALHQAAGLDTQSFAVTGVPDSRKGEQLVVLHTVDEEKIPPILAKLADDGLPNLFIPSRGNCLKVDALPVLGTGKMDLRSLKRIAMERLLGSAEC encoded by the coding sequence ATGACGCAAGCCTCCCAACACCCCCTCCGCGGACTCCTGATCGCCCAATTCTGCGGGGCCTTCAACGACAACGCCTGGAAGTTGATGGTCGCCCTGCTGAGTATCCGCCAGCTCTCGTCGGTCATGGCACCGGGCCCTGAGCTTGAGGCGGCCTCCCAGGCGCAAACGACGCTCGCGTTCGTCGTCTTCACCCTTCCACTCGCGCTTGTCTCTCTTGTCTCCGGACTCCTCGCCGACCGGGTCAGTAAACGCACCGTCATCATCGTCATGAAGGGTGTGGAAGTCCTTCTGATGGGGACCGCCACGCTGGCCCTTTGGCTTAACCAGGCCGGCGGCATCCTGCCGCTGATCGTGCTCGGGGGGATGGGAGTGCACAGCGCCCTGTTCAGTCCGGCCAAGTACGGCATCCTTGCCGAGTTGGTACCGCACGAGCGACTGGCAGCCGGCAACGGGCGATTGGAAATGTGGACGTTCCTCGCGATCCTGACCGGCACCGCGGCCCCAGGGATCTTGATGTCGCTGACCGGCGAGGCTCTCTGGCTCGCCCCGCTGACCTTCTGGGGGCTGGCCGTCATCGGCTTCACCGCCGCCTGGATCATTCCCCACGTGCCCCCGGCGCGGGCGGAGGGAGGCCTGGCGGATACATTACGCGGCGCCTGGTCCGCGCTTTCGAAGGACCGCATGCTCCGCTTGGCGGTTATGGGGGCCGTGTTCTTCTGGACCATCGCCAGCCTGTTTGCCCAGGACATCCTCGTCTACGCCAAAGCGGTGCTGGGCGTTTCCGATTGGCAATCCGGGTTGCCCCTGATGATGCTCTCGATCGGCATTGGGATCGGGGCGCGATTGGTCGGCCGGCTCTCGCAAGGCCGCGTGGAGTACGGATTGATCCCGCTGGGCGCGGTCGGCGTCGCAATCATGTTGTCCGCGCTGGGCCTGTTCGCGCCGGCTCTCGGAGCCACGCTGGCCATGATGGTGCTCTTGGGCATGTCCAGCGCGCTGATCTTCGTACCGCTGAACGCCTTGATCCAGTGGCGAGCCCCGGCGGATCGCCGAGGCTCGGTCATCGCGTTCGAAAATATCTGCGTGTTTACCGGCATCCTATTGGGATCGCTGGGCGCCGGAGCGCTGGCCTCCGGCGGCCTGTCCACCACGGGGATTTTCCTGGCCACGGCGGTCCTGACCGTCGTCGGAACCGGATGGGCGCTCCGGCTGCTGCCTGAGGCACTGCTGCGCGTCATCCTGGTGATCGCGACGAACACCCTCTATCGGCTCCGGATCCGCGGCCATGAGCAGGTCCCGGCCTCGGGCGGCGCGTTGCTGGTTCCCAACCATGTCTCGTTCATCGACGGCTTCCTGCTGATCGCGAGCTTGGACCGCCCCGTGCGATTCCTCGTCGACCAGCGCTATGCGGACCATGCGCTCCTCAAGCCCTTCATGAAACTTCTCGGCGCGATCCCCATCTCTTCCGAAGGCGGCTTGCGGGTCGTGCTGCGCGCGTTGCGTGACGCAGGAGCCGCGATCGACCAGGGAGAGCTGGTCTGCATGTTTCCCGAGGGACAGATCACTCGGACCGGCACGCTGCTGCCGTTCCGCCGCGGATTCGAACGCATTATGAATGGTCGGACCGCGCCCATCCTTCCCGTGCATCTGGACCGCGTCTGGGGAAGCATCTTCAGCTTCAACGACGGCCGGGTGCTCTGGAAGTGGCCGGAGCAACTGCCCTATCCCGTCACCGTCTCTTTCGGCCGGCCGATGCCGGCCGATACCGACGTCCGCGGCATCCGCCAGGCAATTCGCGCCCTTGGGGAAGAGGCTTGGTACCTGCGCAAAGGCGACCGTCTCCCGCTGCACCGGCAGTTCATCAGAGCCGCGCGGCGCTATCCGCTCCGGTTCGCCATGGCCGACCAGCAACGTCCCCACATCTCCTACTTCCAGGCGCTCATCGGTTCGATCGTACTGGCCAGACGCCTCAGCCACGAATGGAAGGACCAGGAACGAGTCGGTGTGCTGCTCCCACCGACCGTGGCGGCGGCGCTGGTCAACGTCGCGGCGCCGTTGTGCGGCAAGACCACCGTCAATCTGAACTACACGGTCGGCAAGGCAGGCCTGGAGGCGGCGGTACGGATTGCGGGTATCCGCACCATCGTCACCAGCAGATTGTTCGTGGAGAAAGCGAAACTCGCTCTGCCGGACGGTCCGTCCGTCATCTGGCTGGAAGATGTGCGGGAGACGATCGGGACCTCGCAAAAGCTCGCCGCCGCCCTCCTGGCCGCGCTGGCGCCGGCCCGCATCGTCGAACGGATCTGCGGTACCGAGCGAACACCGTCGATGGACGATCTGACCACGATCATTTTCAGCAGCGGGAGCACGGGCGAGCCGAAAGGCGTCATGCTGTCCCACTTTTCGGTGGACGCCAACGCCCAAGCCGCCAGCCAGGTGCTCCATCTCTACGAGAAGGAACGGATCCTCGGCATTCTGCCCTTCTTCCACTCGTTCGGCTATCTGGTCTTCTGGCTCGTCATGTTCAACAACGCCGGCCTGGTGTTTCACCCCTCCCCGCTGGACGCCGCGGCGATCGGCGAATTGATCCGCCGGTATCGGATCACGTTCCTGGTGACCACTCCGACTTTCCTGCAGCTCTATCTGAAGCGGTGCACGCCGGAACAGTTCAGCTCCCTGCGCGTCATCCTGACGGGAGCGGAGAAGCTGCCGGCGCGGCTGGCTCAGGCGGTTGAGGACAAGTTCGGCATCGGTCCCATCGAGGGTTACGGCGTCACGGAATGTTCACCGGTCATCGCCGTCAATTGTCCGGACTACCGGGCGGCCGGCTACTATCAGCCCGGGTCACGGCGCGGCACGGTGGGTCAGCCGCTGCCAGGCGTCTCCGTGCGGATCGTCGATCCGGAGACGTTTGCCCCGTCGCCGGACGGCACGGCCGGCATGCTGCTCGTGAAGGGGCCCAACGTCATGAAAGGCTATCTCGGCCGCGACGACCTCACCGCCGAAGCCCTGCGGGACGGGTGGTACGTCACCGGCGATCTCGCGCTGTTGGACGACGACGGGTTTCTGACCATTACCGATCGGCTGTCCCGATTTTCCAAGATCGGCGGCGAGATGGTGCCCCATGGAACAGTCGAGGAGGCCCTGCACCAGGCTGCGGGCCTCGATACACAGAGTTTTGCCGTCACCGGGGTCCCCGACAGCCGAAAAGGCGAGCAACTGGTCGTCCTGCACACGGTGGACGAAGAGAAGATCCCGCCGATTCTGGCCAAACTGGCCGACGATGGGTTGCCCAATCTCTTCATTCCGTCCCGGGGCAACTGCCTCAAGGTGGACGCGCTGCCGGTGCTCGGAACCGGGAAAATGGACTTGCGCAGCCTCAAACGCATCGCGATGGAGCGACTCCTAGGAAGTGCTGAGTGCTGA
- a CDS encoding amidohydrolase family protein: MIAQKTLIDCHVHLAALPDGDNGCYISPKILKSPLFRFLLWKHRLPPDKPREANRKYLDDLLNELRASRHVQKAVLLGMDGVYDHNGRLIEDHTDFLISNAYVLQTAKAYPQDFLAGTSVNPQRRDAVEEVHRVADAGAVLVKVLPNAQQFNPADPRYRPFYRALAERKLPFLSHVGYEFSLIGKDQSVGDPDRLRLALDEGATVIAAHACSYGLMVYEKFLPTLRDFIRRYPNFYADISALTLPNRLAMLLKLRRYPEIHERLLFGTDYPLSVFHLAAWGRVGLRTMWRLIRTKNRFDRQVEVCGGLELGFRSLGDVIARPQPAQRL; encoded by the coding sequence ATGATCGCTCAGAAAACGTTAATCGACTGCCACGTACATCTGGCGGCGCTGCCCGACGGCGACAACGGGTGCTACATTTCGCCGAAGATCCTCAAGAGCCCGCTGTTTCGGTTTCTCCTGTGGAAACACCGCCTGCCACCTGACAAACCGCGCGAAGCCAATCGAAAATATCTCGACGACTTGCTGAATGAACTCCGCGCCTCCCGCCATGTGCAGAAGGCGGTGCTCCTCGGCATGGACGGCGTGTACGACCACAACGGACGGCTGATCGAAGACCACACCGACTTTCTCATCAGCAACGCGTACGTGCTGCAGACCGCCAAGGCCTATCCGCAGGACTTTCTCGCGGGCACCTCGGTCAATCCACAGCGGCGCGATGCGGTGGAGGAGGTGCATCGCGTGGCCGACGCCGGGGCCGTGCTGGTCAAGGTGCTGCCGAATGCCCAACAGTTCAACCCGGCCGATCCGCGGTACAGACCGTTCTACCGGGCGCTCGCAGAGCGCAAACTTCCTTTCTTGAGCCACGTGGGCTACGAGTTCAGTTTGATCGGCAAAGATCAATCGGTCGGAGATCCCGACCGTCTTCGATTGGCCCTCGATGAAGGCGCCACCGTCATTGCCGCCCATGCGTGCAGCTACGGCCTCATGGTCTACGAGAAATTTCTTCCCACGCTGCGTGACTTCATCCGCCGCTATCCCAACTTCTATGCCGATATCTCCGCGTTGACGCTCCCAAATCGCCTGGCGATGCTGCTCAAATTGCGCCGGTATCCGGAGATCCACGAGCGGCTGCTCTTCGGCACCGACTATCCCCTCTCGGTCTTCCATCTGGCCGCCTGGGGACGCGTTGGGCTCCGCACGATGTGGCGTCTGATCCGCACGAAGAATCGGTTCGATCGACAGGTCGAGGTGTGTGGGGGGCTGGAACTCGGCTTTCGCTCGCTCGGAGACGTCATTGCACGGCCGCAACCGGCCCAACGGCTCTAA
- a CDS encoding RNA polymerase sigma factor translates to MDRDQILPALRERILAFATSRVSRDHAEDLTQEVLALLHEKYADVIELTELVPLAFQVLRFKMLDAHRKALRRGEYNGESVEDLPLADPSGDPATQLDQKQRVDRLMAAMAKLGERCRELFKWKLEGKSFPEIQQLMGQTSINTIYTWDLRCRKQLLSLMGGSWE, encoded by the coding sequence ATGGACCGCGATCAGATACTCCCCGCGCTCCGCGAAAGGATACTCGCCTTCGCGACATCACGAGTATCGAGGGACCATGCGGAGGATCTCACGCAGGAGGTGCTCGCACTCTTGCACGAGAAATATGCCGATGTCATCGAGCTGACAGAACTGGTTCCCCTCGCCTTCCAAGTCCTGCGGTTCAAGATGCTCGATGCTCATCGCAAGGCGCTTCGCCGAGGCGAGTATAATGGAGAATCCGTAGAGGACCTGCCGCTGGCCGACCCAAGCGGCGACCCGGCGACACAACTCGACCAGAAGCAGCGGGTCGATCGGCTGATGGCGGCGATGGCGAAGCTCGGCGAACGCTGCCGCGAACTATTCAAATGGAAACTGGAGGGGAAAAGTTTTCCGGAAATCCAACAGCTCATGGGCCAGACCTCGATCAACACGATCTATACCTGGGACCTGCGATGCCGGAAGCAGCTCTTGAGCCTGATGGGCGGGAGTTGGGAGTAA